One genomic window of Solanum stenotomum isolate F172 chromosome 9, ASM1918654v1, whole genome shotgun sequence includes the following:
- the LOC125875988 gene encoding salutaridinol 7-O-acetyltransferase-like, whose amino-acid sequence MESKVLTKINILSKNLIRSFPTSNHDNDVDHPKFYKLSFFDQFALQMHVPCVLFYPIKYSTFTKISIIHERLEQSLSKLLTHVYPASGRFTSDGQSINCHDEGVLFIKAKVDSQFCDFLNDAKKDIDLALIFCPKIDRSVSNLSITPLVVVQVTEFACGTGIAISVSSEHAVIDGFTALKFVYEWSKVSKMGINIHSDKINCFTFDDFGTIFPPTSDNHLLTRVKSPRDDHYHDFAEMVARRFVINQSVISKLRENVGVVYFKPSRVELVISFLWRALINVYRRKNNGRLRPCLLSVPVNLRGKIDSPRYENSFGNFALEVPVKFIPGETGMELQEILLLIKGVLQKTNESFVKSSDDIYSLASKFHEEIQEWEENEQVDVCMASSLCRFPINEVDFGWGKPCLLSFGLRRSDMFWLYDTQCGTEIIVQADLKKDYMDIFECNKDVLSFTCDE is encoded by the coding sequence ATGGAGTCTAAGGTTCTTACAAAGATTAACATCCTTTCCAAGAATCTCATTAGATCCTTCCCTACGTCAAATCATGATAATGATGTTGATCACCCCAAATTTTACAAATTATCTTTCTTTGATCAATTTGCTCTCCAAATGCACGTTCCTTGTGTTCTTTTCTATCCAATCAAATATTCCACATTTACTAAAATTTCCATTATACATGAACGACTAGAACAATCATTGTCCAAGCTTTTAACTCATGTTTATCCTGCATCAGGTAGATTTACATCTGATGGTCAATCAATCAATTGTCATGATGAAGGTGTTTTGTTTATAAAGGCAAAAGTTGATTCTCAATTTTGTGATTTCCTCAACGATGCAAAGAAAGATATCGACCTAGCATTGATTTTTTGCCCGAAAATTGATCGTAGTGTTTCTAATTTGTCTATCACACCACTAGTGGTAGTGCAAGTGACGGAGTTTGCGTGTGGTACGGGGATAGCTATATCTGTGAGCTCTGAACACGCGGTTATTGATGGATTCACAGCGTTGAAATTTGTTTACGAGTGGTCTAAAGTGAGTAAAATGGGAATTAATATTCATTCCGATAAGATCAATTGCTTCACCTTTGACGATTTTGGTACCATTTTTCCACCAACAAGTGATAATCATTTGTTAACAAGAGTCAAGTCTCCTAGAGATGATCATTATCATGATTTTGCTGAAATGGTTGCGAGGAGGTTTGTCATAAATCAATCCGTGATATCAAAACTTAGGGAAAATGTTGGAGTGGTTTATTTCAAACCATCACGAGTTGAGTTGGTGATTTCTTTTCTATGGAGGGCTCTAATCAATGTTTATCGACGTAAAAATAATGGACGTTTAAGACCTTGTTTATTGAGTGTCCCTGTGAATTTACGTGGTAAGATTGACTCTCCAAGATACGAAAACTCTTTTGGGAATTTCGCTCTTGAAGTCCCAGTCAAATTCATACCGGGAGAAACAGGAATGGAGTTACAAGAAATTTTACTATTGATCAAGGGCGTACTACAAAAAACCAATGAATCATTTGTAAAATCAAGTGATGACATATATTCCCTAGCATCCAAGTTTCATGAAGAAATACAAGAATGGGAAGAAAATGAACAAGTGGATGTGTGCATGGCATCAAGTTTATGTAGGTTCCCTATTAATGAAGTTGATTTTGGTTGGGGAAAACCTTGCTTGCTAAGTTTTGGATTGAGACGTAGTGATATGTTTTGGTTGTATGATACACAATGTGGCACTGAAATTATTGTTCAAGCAGATTTGAAGAAAGACTACATGGACATATTTGAATGTAACAAAGATGTATTGTCTTTCACTTGTGATGAGTAG